A portion of the Manihot esculenta cultivar AM560-2 chromosome 2, M.esculenta_v8, whole genome shotgun sequence genome contains these proteins:
- the LOC110608931 gene encoding 3-ketoacyl-CoA synthase 11 gives MILFLKLFLGMALVRCSMLTFENLCELWNQLRFNLEIVVVSSTFILIISTLYFMRKPRKIYLVDFACYKPEPSYKCPKEHCMKVIDSGEAFTKESLEFARKILEKSGIGQEAYGSNGVMQIPQNLCMAEARKDAEMQIFGVVDELLAKTGVKPANIGILVVNCSTFNPQPSLSAMIVNHYKLRDNILSFNLGGMGCSAGLISIYLAKDLLQVHPNSYALVVNTENAISTWYEGNERSMLITNCLFRVGGAAILLSNRSFDRRRSKYQLMHSVRTHMGADDKSYNCIMQQEDKNGTIGVSLSKELIVVAGGALKANITTLGPLVLPLSEQLKYLATLIIKKILKIKIKPYILDFKLAFEHFCIHPGGRAVLDTVEKSLSLTEWHMEPSRMTLYRFANTSSTSIWYELAYSEAKGRIKKGHRVWQLGFGAGFKCNSIVWRAIRSINPANEKNPWIDEINDFPVHIPKVTPIMY, from the exons ATGATCCTCTTTCTCAAACTATTTCTTGGCATGGCTTTGGTTCGTTGTTCAATGCTCACCTTTGAAAATCTCTGTGAGCTATGGAACCAACTTAGATTCAATTTGGAAATAGTTGTTGTATCCTCAACCTTTATACTTATTATAAGCACTCTATATTTCATGAGAAAGCCAAGAAAGATTTACTTAGTTGATTTTGCTTGTTACAAACCAGAGCCATCTTACAAGTGTCCCAAAGAGCATTGCATGAAAGTAATTGATAGTGGGGAAGCGTTCACAAAGGAAAGTTTAGAGTTTGCAAGAAAAATTCTGGAGAAATCTGGGATTGGTCAGGAAGCATACGGATCCAATGGAGTAATGCAAATCCCTCAAAACCTATGCATGGCTGAGGCAAGAAAGGATGCAGAAATGCAGATTTTTGGAGTAGTTGATGAGCTGCTGGCCAAAACTGGAGTGAAGCCTGCAAATATAGGAATACTCGTAGTGAATTGCAGTACGTTTAATCCTCAACCCTCTCTCTCGGCCATGATTGTCAATCACTACAAGTTAAGAGATAATATTTTGAGCTTTAATCTTGGTGGTATGGGCTGCAGCGCTGGACTTATTTCTATATACCTCGCCAAAGATCTTTTAcag GTCCATCCAAACTCCTATGCTTTAGTGGTTAATACAGAAAATGCCATTAGTACTTGGTATGAAGGCAACGAACGCTCAATGCTTATCACAAACTGTCTATTTCGAGTTGGAGGAGCTGCAATTCTTCTATCCAACCGATCATTTGATCGTCGACGTTCTAAGTACCAGCTCATGCATAGTGTACGAACTCACATGGGTGCTGATGATAAGTCCTATAATTGTATAATGCAACAAGAAGATAAGAATGGTACCATTGGAGTCTCACTTTCAAAAGAACTCATAGTGGTTGCTGGAGGCGCTCTTAAGGCGAACATCACCACACTTGGACCATTAGTTCTTCCATTATCTGAACAACTAAAATATCTTGCaactttaataataaaaaagattctcaaaataaagataaaaccaTACATTCTAGATTTCAAATTGGCATTTGAACACTTCTGCATCCATCCTGGAGGAAGAGCTGTTTTAGATACAGTGGAGAAAAGCCTAAGTCTCACTGAGTGGCACATGGAGCCTTCAAGAATGACTCTCTATAGGTTTGCAAACACTTCAAGTACTTCAATATGGTATGAATTGGCTTACTCAGAAGCTAAGGGAAGGATCAAGAAGGGTCATAGGGTGTGGCAATTAGGTTTTGGTGCAGGTTTCAAGTGCAACAGCATTGTGTGGCGTGCTATAAGGTCTATCAATCCAGCCAACGAGAAGAATCCTTGGATTGATGAAATTAATGATTTTCCTGTTCACATACCTAAAGTCACACCAATAATGTATTAA